The following is a genomic window from Psychrobacter immobilis.
AAGACAAGAGCTGATTATTCCTGAACAAGACAATCACTTGTTGATAGGATGAACTGACATTTTGATTAAAAGTAACACGTAATAGAAGAGCCTGTATCCTTTAGATGCAGGCTCTTCTATTATATAGGGATTATATCTTGCGGAATAATTATGGCTTGATAGCAATTTTTAGTACGCCGTCACGCTGATGCATGAACAAGTCATAGGCCTCTACAATATCATCCAAGGCATAGGTATGCGTCACCATCTCTGATAAATCCACTCGACCAGACTCGATGACATTCATCAATCGGCGCATACGCTCTTTACCTCCTGGGCAGAGAGCCGTTCTTATCGTATGATCGCCAAGACCAGAAGCGAAATGAGCCATTGGAATGACTAAATCTTCAGAATACACACCCAAGCTTGAGAGTGTACCGCCTGGTTTTAATATTTTGAGACATTGCTCAAACGTAGACTGTAAACCTAGCGCCTCGATACTGCTATCCACCCCACGACCACCAGTGATTTTCATGATCTCATCAACCACGTCAACTTCTGTGAAGTTTAGAGTAATGTCTGCTCCCAGTTTCTTTGCCATGGCCAAACGTTCATTATTGCCATCGACAGCGATAATCATCGAGGCGCCCTTAATTTTTGCACCAGCAGTCGCGCACAAGCCAATAGGTCCTTGTGCAAAGATAGCAACCACATCACCAATCTGAATATTGGCGTTTTCTGCGCCTTTGAAGCCTGTCGACATAATGTCAGGACACATCAACACTTGCTCATCCGTCAGTCCATCTGGCACTGGACATAGATTGGCCTGCGCATCTGGCACTAGCACATACTCTGCTTGCGTGCCATCAATGTGATTACCAAAACGCCAGCCGCCTGTGGCTTTATAACCGTGACAAGAACATCTACCATCTGCATCAAGATAACCACCATCTTGTGAAGGGAAACCATCTTGACTGGCATAGGAGGTAAACGTTGGGCAAATGGCGCCAGCAATGACTCGCTGCCCTTCTTCATAGCCCATGACTGCGCTACCTAGCTTTTCAATGATACCTACTGGCTCGTGACCAATGGTTAAGCCTTTTGCAACGGCATACTCACCTTTAAAGATGTGAATGTCAGTACCACAAATGGTCGTGGTCGTAATTTTTATCAAGGCATCATTAGGGCCTACATCAGGGATTTTTTTATCTACAATTTCGATTTTACCTGGTTCAATAAATATCAGTGACTTCATCATGCTCATTTCACACTCCTTGTTTTATAAACATTTACTCAACTGGTATGAACTTTAGTGACATCTATATTTATCTTACGCCATATACGTAGTAATTTAAAGTGAAATCCATTCTTTAATAAAGGGATTGGTGATTTTCTCTTGTTCGATATTAAAACTGTAGTATCAAACTTCTCATGAAAATTGTACGTGAGCCTCATTAAGAGTAGATGAAAAAGCTAATAGATTAAAACCTATAGGCTACTTATGACTATCATGCTGACATTCTTTATAATTATCATGCTGACACTCTCGGCTTACTAATCTAGCAATCTCATCCACTGCTGAATCTGCCAACTGAGAATGAAATTTCAGGGTTAAAATGCTTTGGGTACGTGTGGCATAAGTGGGCAAATTATTTTGCGTATGATTAAAAGTGACAGGCTCTATATAAATAGAAGACAGAATCTGCTCAATCTCAACAGCCACTCCAGTCTCCGGCAGCTTATTCACTGGCGCTTGCGTATTATCAGACAATACCGCAAAGGCAGCTTCTTGCCAGTACTCAGGTTCACTATTCTCAGCGATTAGTGGCAATACTTCTTGGCGCAGCCTGCCTCGCAGTTTTTCAGTTTTAAACCAGCTGTCCTCAGGCTGACCATTGGAAATGACATGCAGTCCTGCATATAGTGGCATAGGAGCATGACCACGGTTATTGACAATAACGGCTTGCTCACTATCACCAATAATGAGATTGAACCCAGCATAGTTTTGCAAACTAATCTGCCGTGCAAACTCCATCGGGCTGATATCACTGGTTAAGAAATCCGTGACTAGCGCCCCGCGTGAGCACTCATCAGAGCTTGCCTGCACGCCATCGCGAAAATTCAATACCGCAGCCCAACGTCCGTTTTGCTGATAATACTCTTGAGGCGCTTGATGACCGTCCTGATGATTGGCTTGATGGGGCTGTTGATGAATACCCAGCCAAGTACCGCCACTTTGTACATCGCGTCCTGCAAAAATAGGCTTATCTTCCCATTGATGTAGCAGCTCTGTCGGACGCTGCAAAAATTCATCGCGATTGGACAATAACACCAAAGGCAGCTCATCAAAGAGTTGCCAAGCAATGGCGACAATACACATAAGACTCCTAATTTTACTAAAAATATACTTAATAACATGTCATTGCTTAGCGAACAGCCAAGCTTGATTTAAGTTTAAACTTAGTTCACTGACAAATTAGTTTACTGATAAGTTTTTGCTAGCAGGATAACTAATCTGAGAGGTCGACTGGATGACTTTCGATTGTTTGCTTGGTAAATCAAACTCCCACGCAACCATGCCTTTATTGTCATTCCAGTCACGCTCAGTCACTGGCGGTGTATGAGTGACGGTTACTTTAAGACTATCGTCGCGACTAACTGGCTCACTGCCCAATACTTGTAAATGCATAGATCGGTTGTGCTGATTGGTAAATTGATAAGCTTGTGTTTTAGTCAAGGTTTGCGTGCGATTAAACGCGCCTTTATCACCCTGCTTATCTTCATCAGCTATCTGCTTTACGATGGTATTAGGGTCAATACCAAAACCGATACCTTGCTCTTTGAGCGCTTGATAATTATAGCGCGCCTGCCCGACATAATTATCATCACGGTATAATTGTAGCGAACCATCTACCCAAGCTGGTGTCAAGAACGGTGCGGATGCATACCAATAGCCAGCTGCCTCCACGCTCGGCGTACTACGAATCCATAGCTTGCTACTGCCCGACTGCTCATCAATGACTGTCCGTACGCGCCTGCCATCGCTTGGAATACTAATACGCTGCGGCAAACGGTATTCGGTAATGCCGTTTTTATTCTGACTGCTAACGGTAAAGCTTGGCAGCGGCGCCATGTTAGGTGTCGAGGCACCGCCATAGCTGTCTCTTGCAGTTACCACAACAGGCATATTTTCCGCCATAGGTGGTACAGATATAGTCTGGTTTTCTCTATCTTCTTCATATAAAGAAAAACGCTCAACTCGTGGCAATTGGCTGGTCGTGTTTTGATTGGGATTGACAGAGCTTAGCATCAAAGGGACATTGAGCCAGTTTTCTCCTGTCTGCTGAGCAATAACTGCAGAGGCAATGATATTTAATTGCTTGGTTTCAGTATTCAGCCTTGCTTGATACGTTGGCTCCCAACCCGCGCCGCGTACTTGATAGTGCAGTTTCACACTGCTTGGTACTCGACTGGCAGTACGTACACTCACTTGAGTCACACTATTTTGAGTGGAAGTCGCGCTGCCCGCCATTAGTTGGTTGAGCGCATCTTGTGCACGGGCTTGGCGCTGCTGAATTTCTAGTATGCGTTTATTGATACTGACCGCTTGGGTTTCCAGATCGCGCGCATTATTGGCAAGCGTGCCATCTGTACTGATTTGCGTGACCTTGGTTAAATTCTGCAAGTAAGCTTTAGCTAAGCGTGCCGCTTCTAACTCAGCATTGATAACTGCCAAATTATCTTGCTGTGTCTGCACTCTCGCCTCACCTTGATACTGACACTGCGCTGCTTGCTCATCGCTTAAAGTCTCGATACTGACTTCACCAATATTGATGCCTTTTGCTGCTTGTACGCTCACACTGTCTTTATCGATATAAGGGGACAAACAAGAAAAAACCAGTGTCTGCTCACCGCTACCATTGATTGGTAACGCACGAGTCACGCTAGCTAAGCCCTGATAAATGGTCACTTGCTCAATACTACTGTTCGCTGCCTGAGCAGGAGTCAAAGCTAAAGCCGCTAAGCTAAATAAACCCAGTGGCGTCAACTGTTTTTTAGAGGGTAAAAATTTAGGTAATATTGCTACTTTTGATAACTTAGCTTGCATAATCATTCCTTAAAAATACGGTTAATCCATTAATACGGTGCATTAGCGCAAGCGCGCAGTATCTAACGCTTCATTAAATATAATGATGCAATATTTATGATGGCATTTATATTCAGCAACTTTTTTATATCTTAGCGGTTTTCTGGCTTTCTTTCTAGATGTTACCCGTAGCAGATAAGTTGTTACCATGAGATGAGCCTCACCGTAATTTGGTATGCCTCACTGGCTATTTTTGCTATTATGAGCAGCATTCTATTACCAAATTTATGATGCCCTTATGATGATACATCCTCAGTACGATCCTGTAGCGCTGTCTTTGGGTCCAGTAGAAGTGCACTGGTATGGCCTAATGTATTTATTAGCATTTGCCGCCGCCTTTGGTCTGGCTTGGTATCGCAGTACCAAACGTGACAATTGGAACACTGACATGGTGTCCGACTTGGTATTTTTTGGCGCACTTGGCGTCATTTTGGGCGGTCGTGTCGGCTATGTATTGTTTTATCAATTCGGTGAATTTTTACAAAACCCCGCTTACCTTTTCAAAGTCTGGGAAGGTGGTATGTCTTTCCATGGCGGCATGATTGGTGTCTTACTGGGCATGTTATATTTTGCCCGTAAGTATAAAAAGACTCCGTTTCAAGTACTGGACTTTATCGTTCCTTGCGTGCCAACGGGCTTGTTATTTGGTCGTATTGGCAATTATATCAATGGCGAGCTATGGGGCCGCGTCTCTAACGGTGGCTACAACTGGCTTACCTACTTCCCGCAAGCGGCTGCTACTGATATGCAGCAATTGCAAACCAACCCTGAGCTGCAAGAGTTGATGCTTGAAGTAAATGGGCAGTATTTGCTACCTCGCCACCCCTCACAGCTGTATGAGGCACTTGCCGAAGGGTTATTATTATTCCTATTCCTATGGTGGTATTCATCAAAACCGCGCCCACGTATGGCAGCATCGGCAGTATTTTTATTGGGCTATGGCATCAGCCGCTTCATCATTGAGTTTTTCCGCCAACCCGATGCGGACCAAGGATTTGTATTACTAGGCTGGATGACCAAAGGGCAGATACTCAGCGCTCCCATGATTATTATTGGTTTCATCATGCTGGTATACGCTTACAAACGCGGTATCTATGACTGGGGTAAGCAGTCGGCTTATTAAGCACTAATTCACATCAAGTAGCCTGTTAAAAAACAATACAACTATGCGTTTTAATAGCGTAGAAGAGCAATTTTATGACCATGAGTAACTCCATTATTAGTAACAACAAGCAGTGTAAAAATGAGCAAGCCTATCTAGATTTGCTGCATCTTGTCCTCACTGAAGGCACTGAAAAAGGCGATCGTACTGGCACTGGTACGCTGAGCCACTTTGGCGCGCAGCTCCGTTTTAATTTAGACGACGGTTTTCCATTATTAACCACCAAAAAAGTCCACTTTAAATCTATCGTCTATGAGCTATTTTGGTTTTTAAGTGGCAGTACGCATGTTGATTATCTACAAGCCAATGGCGTACGTATTTGGAATGAGTGGTCAACGGCTGAACAGACGGCACGCTTTAATCGCCCTGCTGGTGATTTAGGCCCTGTCTATGGTCATCAGTGGCGCAATTATGGCGCAAGCCAGCGTGAAGATGGGAGCTACAATAACGATGGTGTCGATCAAATCACCCAAGTCATTGAACAAATAAAAACCAATCCCAATTCAAGACGTTTGATTGTGTCTGGTTGGAATCCCGGTGAAGCAGATCAAGTTGCGCTGCCGCCTTGTCATACGCTATTTCAGTTCTTTGTGGCGGATAATAAACTGTCATGCCAGCTCTATCAGCGTTCAGCAGATTTATTCCTATTATACCCCCATAACAATAATGCACAGTATGGAGTACTGGATCGTATATAATGCAATACATAATTCAGTCTATGTATTGAGATAGTGGGTATTATGGATATTAAAGTTTGTTCTGATGTAGAGCTAGATTTATCACAGTCTTGTTTACTTAATGAGATTCCAAACTTAACATCGAACAAAACTATAAAAGTGAATGGTGTTGGAGTATTTGACGATGATGGCAAGATCCTTCCTATTATTTCTGAGTATTTATCGTATCAATCCAAACATCAAATAATTTCTTATAAGTCAGCAGTTACTTATGGTAGAAACCTAAGCTACTTCTTAAGTTATATTCGTAGTCGTCCAGATTATGATGACAGTGAATCTGATGAAGTATTTATTACAGTTCCAAAATACGTAATTCAAGAATACCTGACATTTTTAATTCGTGAAGATGATAAGAGCTCATCTACTGTTAGAAGTCGAGATGAGACAATACATGCTTTCATTGAATATCTTTGTAGCCCTACAGAAGACCGTGATAAGCTTAGACAAGATAATCCATATAGCGATGGCTTGCTATCAAAACCACCAAAGCGAACACCCATTAGTTCTTGCACACTTGATGACCTTTTTATATTGATTAAGTTTACTGATTCAGAACGAGAAAGAGCTTTACTCCAGTTTCTATACGACTCTGGCTTACGTCGTTCAGAACTACCTAGAGTTACTCTTCAAGACTTTAAAGATATTAACAATTTCAATTCTGAAAAGTTTATTTCCTGCGATAATGATCAGCCTATCCATGCTGATTATGCGCCTTTAAAAGTCAAAGGAAGTAAGGGCCGTGGTAATCAAATTAAGCCACGCTGGACTCTGCTGAGCTTAGCAACTATCAAACGTGTGCAGAAATATCACGCATCTCCTCTGTATAAAAAACACGCCCGTAAATATGTAGACCCGTCTGAAACCCCAGCATTTTTTAATGCTAAAGGTACTCCCTATACGCCTAGTGCGATCAACAAATTGCTTGAACGTATAAGTGAACGTGCAATAAAGAAAGGTTGCCTTGATCGAAGCATCTCTCCTCACAAGTTAAGGCACGGTAATGCTTATGCAATATTGCAGTCAAATGATTTAGGTGCCGATTACTTAGATCGGCTTGTTATTGTGCAGAAAAACTTAGGACATAACCATCTCCATACTACACAGATATATACAAGCATTCCCCAAGATATCTATAACAGCATGTGTGACGAGAACGGTGACTTACTAACTAGAGCCGAGAAGATGAGGCGCTTGTCTGAACAGACGCAATTAAGAATTGGCATTAAGGACATCAAATGAAAAACGATGGAATAACCATTGATAAGGTTTATGAGAGTTTTTCTGAGCCAGGGATTTCAGGTGCAGACTTTAAGAAAGTTGAAGAAAAGCAACCTATTAAAGACGCCAAAGCAGCTGTTATAGAATGGGTATCGAAAACAGTTGGAGATACAGAAGCACTATGGGAAATACCAATTAGTAAAGCTGATAATGCTTTAGGCTTCAGTGTAGCTGTTAATCATATTCAAAGTGCTGTAGGTGTCTCATACTCTGTTGCACAAACACATAGGGGTATTACGACTCCTTTAATTGAAAAAATGATTGAAGAAGGTATTCTAGTAATACCAAGTGAAAGCTACGAAGCGGCTGGCATCGAAAACACGAGGAAACTATTGAATTGGTACAGACAACTATCTGTAGAGGAAAAGCACACTTTACCTATTTTCGGCAATAAGATTTCGATAGGAAAAATGTCTTCAGAACAACTACCTATAAAAAAAGGATCCTTGAAATTTAATGTTGTTAAAGATGCTTGGGAATTCATTCATCAAGACCTAGAGAAACTTGGAATTATTGATGCTAATTATAAAAGCGTTGCTGAAAGAACAAGCGAAGCGAATATCAATAGAAAAAGTTCCAGTGAAAGTCAGATAGACCGTTTTAATAGACTTGCAGCAAGAAAATTAAATGCTGCTGAAGATTTTCTCGTTCCTTCAGAATTAGAACCTTTCATTCAGGTAGAGCAGCTTTTTGCTGCTCAAAGTGTGACTGTAACTTCAGATTCAGGTAAGGAAAACTATAGAAATGCCTGTAGTCAGCTTATAGAATTCTTGACTAATTATTACGGACCTGGACCGTTGAGAATCAAGGTAACTTTTGACGCGCATCTCTTGCCTAGATATCGGAAATATTTGCAGCAAAAAATAATAAAAAAAGAAACCTCAAGCCATTACGCAAATACGAATCTAAGTGCTGCACGCAACGCATTACAAAGACTAGAACAAGTGCCCGATATGGAATACAGTTTTTTTGATATAGAGGGGTTTTCTGTAAGCAGAGAAACAGACGTTAAAAAGCCATTTACTATGAACGAGCGGCTCCAAATATTAGATGCTATCGAAAAAGGATTGAGTGAATCCAGAACAGCCCTTACACCTTACAAGAAGACGGGTGTAGGTAGGAATCCTTTGGACAAGAAATGTTCGATCATAAGAGGTCTCTCGACACTAGAGAATGCGCGATGGCTCTTTGAAAATGCCTTAATGTGTAAACCAATTCATCATAATACAGCTAATTCACCTATCGAGAAGTCTTTCTTAAGAATTATTAAGAATTCAGGTACGGGTTTAATAGAGACATACAATGAATGGGGCGTTACCCCAATGATAAATATGGATACACTAACGCCTTACATTTTAAGGCTTGCTCAAATCACTGGTTTAAATGCAGACCCTTTACTTTCTCTTAATATGAATGATTACGTAGACTCCCACCCAGCAACATCACGACCTTGCCTTAGATATTGGAAAGAGCGATCTGATGGTCACAAAGAGTACCACCTTGATCTTTTTAATGCAGAACTGACATGGCTTACATCATCTCAAGCTGAGTCAATAAAAGTTATTTTTGAAGAACTGGACCAATTAACTGGTAGTTTTCGACAAGATATTAAAGATGATGCTTTTAAAGATAGATTGTTCATCTATCAGTCGGATAGTACAAAAAAGCACGGCAGAGTATCTCCAATATTAGGAAATAAAGAAAAAAATGCAAAAGCATTGGGAGCTAGTTTGTCTAGGTTTGTTGAGAAATATAATTTAAAAAATGATGCAGGAAACCCCTTAACTCTTACAATAAGTCGGTTCAGACCAACCTTTGTTAGTGAGATGCTTAGAAATGGCGTAACTGTACGTGAAATTCAGCTCATGTTGGGCCACTCCTCACTCCAAACGACTCTTGGCTATATAGATTCTCTAGATTTTAACTCCATGAGTAGAATGAAGATAAATGATGAATTAAAAGAGATACATCAAGCGACTCTGGATAAACAAGTTGAGAAGTTGCCAGAAGATATAAAGTCCAAAAACAATGATGAGTTAGTAACGAGCTTTCATACTCCATTAGCTGAGTGCAGAAATATTTTTGACCCGCCGGATTTTGTAAAAAATCTTTCATCCTACATACCTGGTACTCCATGCTCACAATATAACAAGTGCTTGAGCTGTGACAATGTCATTATTACAGCTAAAAACCTCCCTGAAATCTTTGCAATGAAGCGTGACTATACGCTTTTGACAGAGCATTCCCGTGTCATGGACACACCCTATGGGCATGTCATTTCAGAGAATTTAGAGCTGATAAAAGGCATCACAGAGCCAGAACTATCTAATTTTTCCTTAGAAGAGTTAGAAAATGGGCGGCGTTTAGCAGAATACATTGAAACGACCACACTAGTTGATGGAGTAATCTAATGGACTATGAAAAAAAGCTGAATGTATTAACAGATTTTGCAGAACATCGTTTATATGTTTTAGATGCTCTAGACCACGCTACAGTTCAAAAGAAGAAACACCTTCAAAATAATTACACAGATGACATAGAGTATGTGACGTACCTTATGGACAAACCTGTATCGAAATTATCAAAGTTTTCTGACATGTGTTGGAATTT
Proteins encoded in this region:
- a CDS encoding NAD(P)-dependent alcohol dehydrogenase, giving the protein MSMMKSLIFIEPGKIEIVDKKIPDVGPNDALIKITTTTICGTDIHIFKGEYAVAKGLTIGHEPVGIIEKLGSAVMGYEEGQRVIAGAICPTFTSYASQDGFPSQDGGYLDADGRCSCHGYKATGGWRFGNHIDGTQAEYVLVPDAQANLCPVPDGLTDEQVLMCPDIMSTGFKGAENANIQIGDVVAIFAQGPIGLCATAGAKIKGASMIIAVDGNNERLAMAKKLGADITLNFTEVDVVDEIMKITGGRGVDSSIEALGLQSTFEQCLKILKPGGTLSSLGVYSEDLVIPMAHFASGLGDHTIRTALCPGGKERMRRLMNVIESGRVDLSEMVTHTYALDDIVEAYDLFMHQRDGVLKIAIKP
- a CDS encoding NRDE family protein, which encodes MCIVAIAWQLFDELPLVLLSNRDEFLQRPTELLHQWEDKPIFAGRDVQSGGTWLGIHQQPHQANHQDGHQAPQEYYQQNGRWAAVLNFRDGVQASSDECSRGALVTDFLTSDISPMEFARQISLQNYAGFNLIIGDSEQAVIVNNRGHAPMPLYAGLHVISNGQPEDSWFKTEKLRGRLRQEVLPLIAENSEPEYWQEAAFAVLSDNTQAPVNKLPETGVAVEIEQILSSIYIEPVTFNHTQNNLPTYATRTQSILTLKFHSQLADSAVDEIARLVSRECQHDNYKECQHDSHK
- a CDS encoding DUF4139 domain-containing protein, which codes for MQAKLSKVAILPKFLPSKKQLTPLGLFSLAALALTPAQAANSSIEQVTIYQGLASVTRALPINGSGEQTLVFSCLSPYIDKDSVSVQAAKGINIGEVSIETLSDEQAAQCQYQGEARVQTQQDNLAVINAELEAARLAKAYLQNLTKVTQISTDGTLANNARDLETQAVSINKRILEIQQRQARAQDALNQLMAGSATSTQNSVTQVSVRTASRVPSSVKLHYQVRGAGWEPTYQARLNTETKQLNIIASAVIAQQTGENWLNVPLMLSSVNPNQNTTSQLPRVERFSLYEEDRENQTISVPPMAENMPVVVTARDSYGGASTPNMAPLPSFTVSSQNKNGITEYRLPQRISIPSDGRRVRTVIDEQSGSSKLWIRSTPSVEAAGYWYASAPFLTPAWVDGSLQLYRDDNYVGQARYNYQALKEQGIGFGIDPNTIVKQIADEDKQGDKGAFNRTQTLTKTQAYQFTNQHNRSMHLQVLGSEPVSRDDSLKVTVTHTPPVTERDWNDNKGMVAWEFDLPSKQSKVIQSTSQISYPASKNLSVN
- the lgt gene encoding prolipoprotein diacylglyceryl transferase: MMIHPQYDPVALSLGPVEVHWYGLMYLLAFAAAFGLAWYRSTKRDNWNTDMVSDLVFFGALGVILGGRVGYVLFYQFGEFLQNPAYLFKVWEGGMSFHGGMIGVLLGMLYFARKYKKTPFQVLDFIVPCVPTGLLFGRIGNYINGELWGRVSNGGYNWLTYFPQAAATDMQQLQTNPELQELMLEVNGQYLLPRHPSQLYEALAEGLLLFLFLWWYSSKPRPRMAASAVFLLGYGISRFIIEFFRQPDADQGFVLLGWMTKGQILSAPMIIIGFIMLVYAYKRGIYDWGKQSAY
- a CDS encoding tyrosine-type recombinase/integrase — its product is MDIKVCSDVELDLSQSCLLNEIPNLTSNKTIKVNGVGVFDDDGKILPIISEYLSYQSKHQIISYKSAVTYGRNLSYFLSYIRSRPDYDDSESDEVFITVPKYVIQEYLTFLIREDDKSSSTVRSRDETIHAFIEYLCSPTEDRDKLRQDNPYSDGLLSKPPKRTPISSCTLDDLFILIKFTDSERERALLQFLYDSGLRRSELPRVTLQDFKDINNFNSEKFISCDNDQPIHADYAPLKVKGSKGRGNQIKPRWTLLSLATIKRVQKYHASPLYKKHARKYVDPSETPAFFNAKGTPYTPSAINKLLERISERAIKKGCLDRSISPHKLRHGNAYAILQSNDLGADYLDRLVIVQKNLGHNHLHTTQIYTSIPQDIYNSMCDENGDLLTRAEKMRRLSEQTQLRIGIKDIK
- a CDS encoding tyrosine-type recombinase/integrase, which encodes MKNDGITIDKVYESFSEPGISGADFKKVEEKQPIKDAKAAVIEWVSKTVGDTEALWEIPISKADNALGFSVAVNHIQSAVGVSYSVAQTHRGITTPLIEKMIEEGILVIPSESYEAAGIENTRKLLNWYRQLSVEEKHTLPIFGNKISIGKMSSEQLPIKKGSLKFNVVKDAWEFIHQDLEKLGIIDANYKSVAERTSEANINRKSSSESQIDRFNRLAARKLNAAEDFLVPSELEPFIQVEQLFAAQSVTVTSDSGKENYRNACSQLIEFLTNYYGPGPLRIKVTFDAHLLPRYRKYLQQKIIKKETSSHYANTNLSAARNALQRLEQVPDMEYSFFDIEGFSVSRETDVKKPFTMNERLQILDAIEKGLSESRTALTPYKKTGVGRNPLDKKCSIIRGLSTLENARWLFENALMCKPIHHNTANSPIEKSFLRIIKNSGTGLIETYNEWGVTPMINMDTLTPYILRLAQITGLNADPLLSLNMNDYVDSHPATSRPCLRYWKERSDGHKEYHLDLFNAELTWLTSSQAESIKVIFEELDQLTGSFRQDIKDDAFKDRLFIYQSDSTKKHGRVSPILGNKEKNAKALGASLSRFVEKYNLKNDAGNPLTLTISRFRPTFVSEMLRNGVTVREIQLMLGHSSLQTTLGYIDSLDFNSMSRMKINDELKEIHQATLDKQVEKLPEDIKSKNNDELVTSFHTPLAECRNIFDPPDFVKNLSSYIPGTPCSQYNKCLSCDNVIITAKNLPEIFAMKRDYTLLTEHSRVMDTPYGHVISENLELIKGITEPELSNFSLEELENGRRLAEYIETTTLVDGVI